CTGGCCCGGGGCGGGATCGGGCTGCTGATCACCGGCTACACCTTTGTCCGGCCGGAGGGCAAGCAGATGCCCGGCAAGATGGGCATTCACACCGATGCCTTTGCCGCGCAGATGCGGGCATTGACCGCGGCGGTGCACGAACAGGGGGGAAAGATCTGCATGCAGCTGGTCCATGCCGGGGGCCAGACCGACAGCGCCACTGCCGGGCAACAACCCCTGGCCCCCTCGGCGGTGCAGGTCGAGCAGTTCCCTGAAGTCCCGGCGGCCATGAGCCGCGGCGATATCAACGGGGTGGTGGCCGCCTTTGCCGCCGGGGCGCGGCGGGCCCGGGAGTACGGCTTTGACGCGGTGCAGCTCCACGGCGCCCACGGCTACCTGATCGACCAGTTTCTGTCGCCGCTGACCAATCGCCGCACTGATGATTACGGCGGGGGCCGGGAAAATCGCGGCCGTTTCCTGCTGGAAGCGTACCAGGCCGTCCGCCGGGCAGTGGGCTCCGACTACCCGGTGCTGATCAAGTTAAACGGCAGCGACTTTCTCGATAACGGACTTGACATCGATGATGCGGTTTATTTTGCCCGGCAACTGAATACGGCCGGGATCGATGGGATCGAGGTCAGCGGCGGCACCCCGGCATCGGGCCACAGGAGCCCGGCCCGGCAGAAGATCAACCGGCCTGAAAAAGAGGCCTATCACCTGGCCCTTGCCGGCCGAATGCGGCCAGCGGTCGCCTGTCCGCTGATGGCGGTGGGCGGTTTTCGCAGTTTTGAGGTGGCTGAGACCGCAATCCGGAAAAAAACCATTGATTATGTCTCCATGGCCCGGCCCCTGATCAGGGAGCCCGGCCTTGCCAACCGCTGGCAGCGGGGCGACCGCAGCCCGGCCCGCTGCATCTCCTGCAACGGCTGCTTCATGCCCGGGATCAAGGAGGGCGGCATCTACTGTGTGACCGCTAAAAAAGAAAAGGAGAAAAAAGAGGGCCGGCGCTGATGCGGCGATATAAACTGATAGGATCTTTGCCACGCAAAAATAAGCAGTTGCAACAACCGGGCCGACCCGGTAGTATATG
This is a stretch of genomic DNA from Desulfobacterales bacterium. It encodes these proteins:
- a CDS encoding NADH:flavin oxidoreductase, with the protein product MRTIFEETTINGMTLANRLVRSATWEGMCEPDGRPTTRLAAFYRDLARGGIGLLITGYTFVRPEGKQMPGKMGIHTDAFAAQMRALTAAVHEQGGKICMQLVHAGGQTDSATAGQQPLAPSAVQVEQFPEVPAAMSRGDINGVVAAFAAGARRAREYGFDAVQLHGAHGYLIDQFLSPLTNRRTDDYGGGRENRGRFLLEAYQAVRRAVGSDYPVLIKLNGSDFLDNGLDIDDAVYFARQLNTAGIDGIEVSGGTPASGHRSPARQKINRPEKEAYHLALAGRMRPAVACPLMAVGGFRSFEVAETAIRKKTIDYVSMARPLIREPGLANRWQRGDRSPARCISCNGCFMPGIKEGGIYCVTAKKEKEKKEGRR